From a single Acidobacteriota bacterium genomic region:
- a CDS encoding class I SAM-dependent RNA methyltransferase, whose product MSTEISVGDRLTVRIEKIVPRGLGLGFENRTPIFVSLAAAGDLVRVVVSRVKGSAVFAEIEEVLEPSPDRIEPPCEYFGSCGGCDFQQLNYGAQLEAKHAMIADCLRRIAKLDPVPEIEMVGCPEPFRYRLRAQWHADASRDMIGYYRRNSRDLIDVQSCMVLVPELEEELTRLRGGLHSIDPKQTKIQIDSVCGLNGEVSTFSRELLEPTKQIRLEAAGERFTFSARTFFQGNRFQIDRLVATAIGEDSGSLALDLYSGVGLFTLPLARRFERVIGVEESRFAVEYANRNAETAGLGNVEFVAEPVRKFLAESDLAGVDLVLLDPPRAGTEADTIMNLIALNPRVVSYVSCEPSVLARDLKRFVENGYRIEKLTAIDLFPQTHHVETIARLVSPSA is encoded by the coding sequence TTGAGCACTGAAATAAGCGTCGGCGACCGATTGACCGTTCGCATTGAAAAGATCGTTCCCCGCGGCCTCGGCCTCGGGTTTGAGAACAGAACACCGATATTCGTCTCGTTGGCGGCGGCCGGCGACCTCGTCCGCGTGGTCGTTTCGCGGGTGAAGGGAAGCGCCGTTTTTGCCGAGATCGAGGAGGTGCTTGAGCCCTCGCCCGATCGCATCGAGCCGCCTTGTGAATACTTCGGCTCGTGCGGCGGCTGCGATTTTCAACAACTGAATTACGGGGCCCAGCTCGAGGCAAAACACGCGATGATCGCCGACTGCCTTCGCCGGATCGCAAAGCTCGACCCGGTGCCGGAGATCGAGATGGTCGGTTGCCCGGAGCCTTTCCGCTATCGGCTGCGGGCACAATGGCATGCCGATGCGAGCCGGGACATGATCGGCTACTACCGACGGAATTCGCGCGACCTGATCGACGTGCAGTCCTGCATGGTGCTTGTACCGGAACTTGAGGAGGAATTGACGCGGTTGCGAGGCGGGCTGCACAGCATCGACCCCAAACAGACGAAGATCCAGATCGACTCGGTGTGTGGCCTAAATGGCGAGGTTTCGACATTCTCACGCGAACTGCTTGAGCCGACAAAGCAGATCAGGCTTGAGGCTGCCGGCGAGCGTTTTACATTCTCCGCACGGACGTTCTTTCAGGGAAATCGCTTTCAGATCGATAGGCTGGTCGCGACGGCGATCGGTGAAGATTCAGGCTCGCTCGCTCTTGATCTTTATTCCGGCGTAGGGCTTTTCACCTTGCCGCTGGCCCGAAGGTTCGAGCGGGTGATCGGTGTTGAGGAAAGCCGTTTTGCGGTCGAATATGCCAACCGGAATGCGGAGACCGCGGGGCTTGGAAACGTCGAATTTGTAGCCGAACCGGTGCGAAAGTTTCTTGCGGAAAGTGACTTGGCCGGCGTTGATCTGGTCCTGCTTGATCCGCCGCGGGCTGGAACGGAAGCGGACACCATAATGAACTTGATCGCTCTGAACCCGCGGGTTGTCTCATATGTTTCATGCGAGCCATCGGTCCTCGCCCGTGACCTGAAACGTTTTGTCGAGAACGGCTATCGCATCGAAAAGCTTACCGCGATCGACCTTTTCCCGCAGACGCATCACGTCGAGACGATAGCTCGTCTCGTCAGCCCTTCAGCTTGA
- a CDS encoding DUF937 domain-containing protein, protein MLSLQDLLGQDQGNAALGEISNTVGAEPSLVNSAIQMALPAIIGGLANNAADPQGAQSLDQALERDHDGSIFGNLGGLGSMILGQLQTPEPTPKQLDAGGMLNHILGTNQAPVVEQVSQNTGLNMGQVAQILMMLAPLVMGYLGKQKQQQGVGADGLGGLLGGLLGGQSAAAPQSSGNSMIDLATSMLDRDGDGSSMDDIASMALNYMTKR, encoded by the coding sequence ATGCTTTCATTACAAGACCTGCTCGGGCAGGACCAGGGCAACGCGGCACTCGGCGAGATCAGCAACACGGTCGGGGCCGAGCCTTCGCTGGTGAACTCGGCAATTCAGATGGCTTTGCCGGCGATAATCGGCGGCCTGGCGAACAATGCGGCCGACCCGCAGGGGGCCCAGAGCCTTGATCAGGCGCTCGAACGCGACCACGACGGCAGCATTTTCGGCAATCTCGGCGGGCTTGGGAGCATGATTCTCGGCCAGCTCCAGACGCCGGAGCCGACGCCGAAACAGCTCGACGCCGGCGGCATGCTTAACCATATTTTGGGCACGAATCAAGCTCCGGTGGTCGAACAGGTGAGCCAAAACACCGGGCTCAATATGGGCCAGGTAGCGCAGATATTGATGATGCTCGCTCCGCTCGTGATGGGATATCTCGGCAAGCAAAAGCAGCAGCAGGGCGTCGGTGCCGATGGGCTCGGCGGGTTGCTCGGCGGCTTACTCGGCGGGCAGTCGGCGGCTGCTCCGCAATCGAGCGGCAACTCGATGATAGACCTCGCCACGTCAATGCTCGACCGCGATGGTGACGGCAGCTCGATGGACGACATCGCCTCAATGGCCCTGAACTACATGACCAAGCGTTAA
- a CDS encoding M48 family metallopeptidase, producing MAKKKADSDEPAAIIKSFSVRCRYCGQKNTVKEGYRNNEANCGKCKLPLSNEAHKKWANLNKHDYIHPADSKALAALRAIPGLDTGVKKLLEVTGESAIRVTFMASAVKVTPKQCPDLYAKLQVACATLGVEAPDLFIQQNPIVNAFTGGVEKPIIVLHSALIERLSEEETLAVIAHEVGHIHAEHVLYLTAAQLILAIATIPLASLPIAGILKEVLTASMRGALLAWMRRAELSCDRAAQLVVQDPHVIGRTMMKLAGGTFASKINYELFLEQAREFQKNYDQSKLDKFWADIINAGLSHPFPVWRVSEILKWTESGEYEKVLQHA from the coding sequence ATGGCAAAAAAGAAAGCGGATTCGGACGAACCGGCGGCGATCATCAAGAGCTTTTCCGTGCGTTGCCGCTACTGCGGGCAGAAGAACACGGTAAAGGAAGGGTACCGGAACAACGAGGCAAACTGCGGCAAGTGCAAACTCCCGCTCTCGAACGAGGCTCATAAAAAGTGGGCGAACCTCAACAAACACGATTACATTCACCCGGCGGACAGCAAGGCTCTCGCGGCACTTCGGGCGATTCCGGGTCTTGATACGGGCGTCAAGAAGCTGCTTGAGGTGACGGGTGAATCGGCGATCCGAGTGACCTTTATGGCGAGTGCCGTCAAGGTGACGCCGAAGCAATGCCCCGACCTTTACGCGAAGCTTCAGGTCGCCTGTGCGACGCTTGGCGTTGAGGCTCCGGATCTTTTCATTCAACAGAATCCGATCGTTAACGCATTCACCGGCGGCGTTGAAAAGCCGATCATCGTGCTCCATTCAGCGCTTATTGAGCGGCTTAGCGAGGAAGAAACGCTGGCGGTCATCGCCCACGAGGTCGGGCATATCCACGCCGAGCACGTGCTTTATCTGACTGCGGCGCAATTGATCCTGGCCATCGCGACCATTCCGCTTGCATCGCTGCCGATCGCGGGAATTCTCAAGGAAGTGCTTACGGCCTCGATGCGAGGTGCTCTGCTCGCCTGGATGCGAAGGGCCGAGCTTTCGTGCGACCGGGCGGCTCAGCTTGTTGTTCAGGACCCGCATGTCATCGGGCGGACGATGATGAAGCTAGCGGGCGGCACGTTCGCGTCGAAGATAAACTACGAACTCTTTCTCGAACAGGCTCGCGAGTTCCAGAAGAATTACGACCAAAGCAAGCTCGATAAATTTTGGGCGGACATCATCAATGCCGGGCTCTCGCACCCGTTCCCGGTTTGGCGTGTCTCGGAGATCCTCAAATGGACCGAGAGCGGCGAGTACGAAAAAGTGCTCCAGCACGCTTAA
- a CDS encoding CPBP family intramembrane metalloprotease, with the protein MDSKVLVALLYTAFGLSCIFYFKNQQAVAAFLEGTSLESFGQWIAYSPENNLPGLGWWSLVVTVFYFVLPALIIKFLWRADLRDFGLKPRLEPGFWKLLAVCTAIMLPIVYLMSLTDGFAAKYPFLQVYNGEPYIGQTLLIWELIYFLQFFGLEFFFRGFLVHSLKPSLGLYSIFVMTVPYCMIHFSKPMPETLAAIAAGIFLGWLSYKNGSIWLGLILHCTVALSMDIFALHAKGLLF; encoded by the coding sequence TTGGACAGCAAAGTTTTGGTCGCCCTTCTCTACACGGCGTTTGGGCTGTCGTGCATTTTCTACTTCAAGAATCAGCAGGCGGTCGCGGCGTTTCTTGAGGGCACGAGCCTTGAGAGTTTTGGCCAGTGGATCGCCTATTCGCCCGAGAATAATCTGCCTGGACTCGGTTGGTGGTCGTTGGTCGTGACGGTGTTCTATTTCGTACTTCCTGCCTTGATCATCAAGTTTCTATGGCGTGCGGATCTGCGTGACTTTGGCCTCAAGCCGCGTTTGGAGCCCGGGTTTTGGAAGCTCCTCGCCGTGTGCACCGCAATCATGCTGCCGATTGTCTATCTGATGTCGCTGACCGACGGCTTTGCGGCGAAGTATCCATTTTTGCAGGTTTACAACGGCGAGCCGTACATCGGGCAAACGCTGCTCATCTGGGAACTGATATACTTTCTCCAGTTTTTCGGGCTCGAATTTTTCTTTCGCGGATTTCTGGTGCACAGCCTGAAACCGTCGCTCGGGCTCTATTCGATCTTTGTGATGACCGTGCCTTATTGCATGATCCATTTCAGCAAACCGATGCCCGAAACGCTCGCCGCCATCGCCGCAGGCATCTTTCTCGGCTGGTTAAGCTACAAAAATGGAAGCATCTGGCTGGGTTTAATTCTGCACTGCACGGTCGCGTTATCAATGGACATCTTCGCCCTGCATGCAAAAGGGTTGCTGTTTTGA
- a CDS encoding YcxB family protein yields the protein MDLEQRISIQVLNEEADFSRLLWRTRRRTLIVTIFLVCLVLGSFSFYASLSTPADPENDLRLAIYITSMFVPLFVVFVVYVALRAHAKKAAAEAEFVTMTFDDEGVEIDGPRASSKTRWTAYKKIVETRDDFIFYIQSNICYGVPKRFFDDSGQIEIVRSLISKNFRK from the coding sequence ATGGATTTGGAGCAGCGAATCTCGATTCAAGTACTTAATGAAGAGGCGGATTTTTCTCGTCTTCTTTGGCGGACGCGCCGCAGGACCTTAATTGTCACGATCTTCCTTGTTTGTTTGGTACTAGGTTCGTTTTCATTCTACGCAAGCTTATCAACACCGGCAGATCCCGAAAATGATCTTCGCTTGGCTATTTACATTACCTCGATGTTTGTCCCTCTTTTTGTCGTTTTCGTCGTGTACGTCGCACTTAGGGCCCACGCGAAGAAGGCCGCGGCCGAGGCCGAATTCGTGACGATGACCTTCGACGACGAAGGCGTTGAAATCGACGGTCCGAGAGCAAGCTCAAAGACTAGATGGACCGCATACAAGAAAATAGTAGAGACCCGGGACGACTTCATTTTCTATATCCAGTCAAATATTTGCTACGGCGTACCGAAACGATTTTTCGACGATTCGGGGCAGATTGAAATAGTGAGGTCTCTAATTTCTAAGAATTTTCGAAAATGA
- a CDS encoding YbjQ family protein produces MIYTTTDMIPGREVAEVLGVVTGNVVQTKHIGKDIFASLKSIVGGEIGGYSEMLTEARQTAISRMVKAALELDADAVICLRFTTSSIMTNASEVLAYGTAVKLKG; encoded by the coding sequence ATGATCTATACCACGACTGACATGATACCCGGACGCGAGGTCGCTGAGGTACTCGGGGTCGTCACCGGAAACGTAGTGCAAACAAAACACATTGGCAAAGATATATTTGCCAGCCTCAAATCCATTGTCGGGGGAGAGATCGGCGGTTACTCAGAAATGCTTACGGAGGCAAGACAAACGGCGATCAGCCGAATGGTAAAGGCCGCATTGGAACTCGATGCCGATGCCGTCATCTGTCTGCGATTCACGACCAGCTCGATAATGACCAACGCTTCCGAGGTTCTTGCCTATGGAACGGCCGTCAAGCTGAAGGGCTGA
- the metH gene encoding methionine synthase gives MNFLDLLKQRVVVFDGAMGSNLQSLDLSIDDWGGPEFENCSENLLYTRPDAIETVHRSFLEVGCDVIETNSFGGSEVVLAEFGIVEKTYDVNKKAAELAKRLANDYSTPDKPRFVAGSIGPGTKLPTLGHITYRDLKKAYVEQVRGLIDGGSDILIVETCQDLLQTKAALAAIFDHFAANKMRLPVIAQVTIETFGTMLNGTEIGAALTALEPFPIDVIGMNCGTGPKQMADSFMYLCENSPMPVSVLPNAGLPEVKDGKQHYDETPESFAAQVEHFAKDLGASIVGGCCGTTPEHLKMVIDRVGGLAPKVRDAKLAPAAASIYFQQPYTQDASFLIVGERVNASGSKKMRDLLDAEDWDGLVNLAKSQEKEGAHILDVNVDFVGRDGVADMHELVARLVTSVKIPIMLDSTEWEKMEAGLEHAGGKCILNSTNYEDGEERFLKVLGLAKEYGAAVVIGLIDEDGMARTAVDKLKIARRAYKQATEFGIPGHDIFFDPLALPISTGIEEDRKNADETIKAIRQIKEELPEANQILGVSNISFGLSPAARVVLNSVFLHDCVEAGMNSAIVNASKILPLMRFSELEIDTARDLILDRRKFDGEVCTYDPLTEFTKLFEGKTAQSIKPDITNLPIEERLKHHIIDGEKIGLEDSLKQALETYPPLDIINNLLLDGMKVVGDLFGAGQMQLPFVLQSAEAMKAAVKFLEPFMEKADSTNKGTMVLATVKGDVHDIGKNLVDIILTNNGYKVVNLGIKQPIDEILRAWEETKADAIGMSGLLVKSTLIMRDNIQIMKERGINVPVILGGAALNRKYVDNDLKPLYDGRVFYARDAFDGLHAMDELTQKDLATENTEQNEIGMAVGAEAEIRSAGSESGEIQTIADSEDLVGEDAKLGVEAARVSSRSSGDTTHTNRSDVAVLETVPTAPFYGSKVVEITDLTKVFAFINETALFKGQWQFKQGRTTPEEYAALLEETVYPKFAEIKAQAIREKLLEAKLVYGYFPCNSEGNDLIIWEDDLKTERMRFTFPRQPMEQRGGKSSCLADYFRPANWPPADAGGSDSGGPDVVAFHLVTMGRRASEHSAKLFKADNYQDYLLFHGLSVESAEALAEMWHKRIREELGIAGADAPELAKLFHQGYQGSRYSFGYPACPNLEDQSKLFELLDPARIDVELSEEFQLEPEQSTSAIIIHHPEAKYFNIE, from the coding sequence ATGAACTTTCTTGATCTATTAAAACAAAGGGTCGTCGTTTTTGACGGGGCGATGGGGAGCAATCTGCAGTCGTTGGATCTGTCGATCGATGACTGGGGCGGGCCGGAGTTTGAAAATTGCTCGGAGAATCTGCTCTACACGCGGCCGGACGCGATCGAGACGGTGCACCGCAGCTTCTTGGAAGTCGGCTGTGACGTGATCGAAACGAACAGCTTTGGCGGCAGCGAGGTCGTGCTGGCGGAGTTCGGCATCGTCGAAAAGACGTATGACGTCAACAAAAAAGCGGCCGAGCTTGCGAAGCGGTTGGCGAATGATTACTCGACGCCGGACAAACCGCGATTCGTTGCGGGGTCGATCGGGCCGGGAACGAAGCTTCCGACGCTCGGGCACATTACCTATCGCGACCTGAAGAAAGCCTATGTCGAGCAGGTCCGCGGGCTGATCGACGGCGGTTCGGACATTCTGATCGTAGAAACGTGCCAGGACCTTTTGCAGACGAAAGCCGCACTCGCGGCGATCTTTGACCATTTTGCCGCGAATAAGATGCGGCTGCCGGTCATCGCTCAGGTGACCATCGAAACTTTCGGGACGATGCTCAACGGGACCGAGATCGGTGCGGCACTGACAGCGCTTGAGCCTTTCCCGATCGACGTCATCGGGATGAACTGCGGCACCGGGCCGAAGCAGATGGCCGATAGCTTCATGTATCTTTGCGAGAACTCGCCGATGCCGGTTTCGGTGCTGCCAAACGCCGGCCTGCCCGAGGTGAAGGACGGCAAGCAGCACTACGACGAAACGCCGGAGAGCTTTGCTGCACAGGTCGAACACTTTGCGAAAGACCTCGGGGCAAGCATCGTCGGCGGCTGTTGCGGCACGACGCCGGAGCACCTGAAGATGGTGATCGATCGCGTCGGCGGCCTAGCTCCAAAGGTGCGCGATGCGAAACTCGCCCCGGCGGCGGCCTCGATATATTTCCAGCAGCCCTATACGCAGGACGCCTCGTTCCTGATAGTCGGCGAGCGGGTAAATGCATCTGGTTCGAAGAAGATGCGCGATCTGCTCGACGCCGAAGATTGGGACGGCCTGGTCAACCTGGCGAAGTCGCAGGAGAAAGAGGGTGCTCACATCCTTGACGTCAACGTCGATTTCGTCGGCCGCGACGGCGTTGCGGACATGCACGAGTTGGTCGCTCGGCTCGTCACCAGCGTCAAGATCCCGATAATGCTCGATTCGACCGAGTGGGAAAAGATGGAAGCGGGGCTCGAGCACGCGGGCGGCAAGTGCATTCTAAATTCGACGAACTACGAAGATGGCGAAGAGCGCTTCCTGAAGGTGCTCGGCCTTGCGAAAGAATATGGTGCGGCGGTCGTCATCGGGCTGATCGATGAGGACGGCATGGCACGGACGGCGGTCGATAAACTCAAGATCGCTCGCCGGGCTTACAAGCAAGCGACCGAATTTGGCATTCCGGGGCACGACATATTTTTCGACCCGCTGGCATTGCCGATCTCGACCGGCATTGAGGAAGATCGGAAGAACGCCGACGAGACGATCAAGGCGATACGGCAAATAAAGGAAGAGCTGCCCGAGGCGAATCAGATACTTGGAGTTTCGAACATCTCGTTCGGGCTTTCGCCGGCGGCGCGTGTCGTTTTGAACTCGGTGTTTTTGCATGACTGCGTTGAGGCCGGGATGAACTCGGCGATCGTCAATGCCTCGAAGATCCTGCCGCTGATGCGGTTCAGTGAGCTAGAGATCGACACGGCCCGCGACTTGATACTTGACCGCAGAAAGTTTGACGGCGAGGTGTGTACGTACGACCCGCTGACGGAATTTACGAAGCTTTTTGAGGGCAAGACGGCACAATCGATCAAGCCGGACATCACAAATCTTCCGATCGAAGAGCGGCTGAAGCATCACATCATCGACGGCGAAAAGATCGGGCTCGAGGATTCGTTGAAGCAGGCGCTCGAAACATATCCGCCGCTCGATATCATCAACAATCTGCTTCTTGACGGGATGAAGGTCGTCGGCGACCTCTTCGGAGCGGGGCAGATGCAGTTGCCGTTCGTGCTGCAATCGGCCGAGGCGATGAAGGCCGCGGTGAAGTTTCTTGAGCCTTTTATGGAAAAGGCCGATTCGACCAACAAGGGCACGATGGTGCTCGCGACCGTTAAGGGCGATGTGCATGACATCGGCAAAAATCTGGTTGATATCATTCTGACAAACAACGGTTACAAGGTCGTGAATCTCGGCATCAAGCAGCCGATCGACGAGATCCTGCGGGCCTGGGAAGAAACGAAAGCGGACGCGATCGGGATGAGCGGGCTGCTGGTGAAATCGACGCTGATAATGCGCGACAACATCCAGATAATGAAGGAACGCGGCATCAATGTGCCGGTCATTCTCGGCGGAGCGGCGCTCAACCGAAAGTATGTGGACAACGACCTCAAGCCGCTTTACGATGGCCGCGTCTTTTATGCTCGCGATGCCTTCGACGGGCTGCATGCGATGGACGAGCTGACGCAGAAAGATCTCGCCACAGAGAACACAGAGCAAAATGAGATAGGAATGGCGGTCGGTGCGGAAGCGGAAATACGATCAGCCGGGAGTGAATCTGGCGAGATCCAGACAATAGCGGATTCTGAAGACCTCGTGGGCGAGGATGCGAAGTTGGGCGTTGAGGCGGCGAGGGTTTCGTCGCGTTCGAGCGGAGATACGACGCACACGAACCGGTCGGATGTTGCGGTGCTTGAGACGGTGCCGACGGCTCCGTTCTATGGCTCAAAGGTCGTGGAGATCACCGACCTGACGAAGGTGTTTGCGTTCATCAACGAGACGGCGCTCTTTAAGGGCCAGTGGCAATTCAAGCAGGGCCGGACGACGCCGGAGGAATACGCCGCGTTGCTGGAAGAGACGGTCTATCCGAAATTTGCCGAGATCAAGGCACAGGCGATCCGTGAAAAGCTGCTCGAGGCGAAGCTGGTCTATGGGTATTTTCCGTGTAATTCGGAAGGTAATGACCTGATCATTTGGGAAGATGACCTGAAGACCGAACGGATGCGTTTCACCTTCCCACGGCAGCCGATGGAACAGCGGGGCGGGAAGAGCTCATGCCTTGCCGATTACTTTAGGCCAGCGAACTGGCCGCCCGCTGACGCAGGCGGTTCTGACAGTGGCGGGCCCGATGTTGTGGCGTTTCATCTGGTCACGATGGGGCGTCGGGCGAGCGAGCACTCTGCGAAGCTTTTTAAGGCGGATAACTATCAGGATTATCTGCTCTTCCACGGGCTGTCGGTCGAATCGGCCGAGGCCCTTGCCGAGATGTGGCACAAGCGTATCCGCGAAGAACTCGGCATCGCCGGGGCGGACGCGCCGGAACTTGCAAAGCTTTTTCATCAGGGCTACCAAGGCTCGCGATACAGCTTTGGCTATCCGGCCTGCCCAAACCTAGAGGACCAATCGAAGCTTTTCGAGCTGCTCGACCCGGCCCGGATCGATGTAGAACTGAGCGAAGAATTTCAGCTCGAGCCAGAGCAATCGACCTCGGCGATAATCATCCACCACCCGGAGGCGAAGTACTTTAATATTGAGTAG
- a CDS encoding AhpC/TSA family protein, giving the protein MTRRTAAFGIFALSLLSACSQTPEPVFTISGKLTGHREGSVVLFRQDDLNRRQETQVATIPIGPDGAFSMAFNNEPHLYRLDIYGRKSIDLAIGRGQRLVVSGNAEDLSSVKVSGSDDTAKLEAYESFRKESLGRLVLSVRKQIADLEKAGRTAGDPEYARLASLEITNYDKHRDELIAFVQEKMADSIAAYATTVRWDGGHNLPILESIAAALSNKHTGLAVAERVREKVDLIKRNNIGGTVSEISLPDADGRTVPLSSVKAKYILIDFWASWCAPCRRESPELRAIYDKYRPLGFEIYGVSLDSERDRWVAAIEADKRIWPNVSDLKEYDTPVAFDYSVTAIPASFLIDSDRKVVARNLHGPDLDAKLKSLFGL; this is encoded by the coding sequence ATGACAAGAAGAACCGCCGCCTTCGGCATTTTTGCCCTTTCGCTGCTTTCCGCCTGTTCGCAAACTCCCGAGCCTGTATTTACCATCTCGGGTAAATTGACTGGCCACCGCGAGGGCTCCGTCGTCCTCTTTCGGCAGGATGACCTGAACCGGCGGCAGGAAACACAAGTAGCCACCATCCCAATCGGTCCAGACGGTGCTTTCTCAATGGCGTTCAATAATGAACCGCATCTTTACCGCCTGGATATCTATGGGCGAAAGAGCATTGACCTTGCCATCGGCCGCGGCCAACGGCTGGTCGTTTCCGGCAATGCCGAGGACCTATCGAGCGTAAAGGTCTCAGGTTCGGACGACACCGCAAAGCTCGAGGCCTACGAAAGTTTTCGCAAAGAATCGCTCGGCCGTTTGGTACTCTCGGTGAGAAAGCAGATCGCGGATCTGGAAAAGGCGGGTCGAACTGCCGGTGATCCGGAGTATGCCCGTCTCGCGAGCCTTGAGATAACGAATTACGACAAGCACCGCGATGAATTGATCGCCTTTGTACAGGAAAAGATGGCCGATTCGATCGCCGCCTACGCGACTACGGTCCGCTGGGATGGCGGCCACAATCTTCCGATTCTCGAGTCGATCGCGGCGGCCCTCTCCAATAAGCACACCGGCCTCGCAGTCGCCGAAAGGGTCCGCGAAAAGGTGGATCTGATCAAGCGGAACAACATCGGCGGAACCGTTTCCGAGATCTCTCTACCGGATGCCGACGGGCGGACCGTCCCGTTGTCATCGGTCAAAGCAAAGTATATTTTGATCGATTTCTGGGCGAGCTGGTGTGCTCCCTGCCGCCGTGAGAGTCCGGAACTTCGGGCGATATACGACAAGTATCGTCCCTTGGGATTTGAGATCTACGGTGTTTCGCTCGATTCCGAACGCGATCGGTGGGTCGCCGCGATCGAAGCCGATAAACGCATATGGCCGAACGTCTCGGACCTGAAAGAATACGACACGCCCGTAGCGTTCGATTATTCGGTCACTGCAATACCGGCGAGTTTTCTTATTGATTCTGACCGCAAGGTCGTTGCTCGAAATCTGCACGGGCCCGACCTTGATGCAAAACTCAAGAGCCTTTTCGGCCTGTGA
- the ruvB gene encoding Holliday junction branch migration DNA helicase RuvB has product MTTSAAVNIRDENLSPEETKFEASLRPAQLAEYIGQAKVKDNLRVFMKAALKRREALDHILLTGPPGVGKTTLSNIVANEMGASLKSTAGPIIEKAGDLAAILTNLEEGDVLFIDEIHRLNPAIEEILYPAMEDYSLDIMIGQGTAARSIKLELPKFTLVGATTRPGMITAPLRGRFGIIFHLDFYGIDELQQIVERSAKILEVEIDPTGSNEIARRSRGTPRIANRLLRRVRDYAEVDHDGKITDFVANDALNRMEVDTYGLDELDRKLLLTIIEKFDGGPVGLGTICASLHEEKDSVEEIIEPYLLQIGFLNRTPRGRMATRLAYEHFGIDPAGKPTKPPPLFR; this is encoded by the coding sequence ATGACTACAAGTGCCGCTGTAAACATCCGAGACGAAAACCTCTCGCCCGAGGAAACTAAATTCGAGGCGAGCCTTCGGCCTGCGCAGCTTGCTGAGTATATCGGCCAGGCGAAGGTGAAGGATAACCTTCGCGTCTTTATGAAGGCCGCCCTGAAGCGGCGCGAGGCGCTCGATCATATACTTCTGACCGGCCCGCCGGGCGTCGGCAAGACCACGCTTTCTAACATAGTCGCCAACGAAATGGGTGCGTCGCTAAAATCGACCGCCGGCCCGATCATCGAAAAGGCCGGCGACTTAGCTGCGATCCTGACGAACCTCGAAGAAGGCGACGTTCTGTTCATCGACGAGATCCATCGGCTCAATCCGGCGATCGAAGAAATTCTCTATCCGGCGATGGAGGATTACAGCCTCGATATCATGATCGGTCAGGGCACCGCCGCCCGCTCGATAAAGCTCGAACTGCCGAAATTTACGCTCGTCGGCGCGACCACGCGGCCCGGTATGATCACCGCTCCGCTCCGCGGCCGCTTCGGCATTATCTTTCATCTCGATTTTTACGGTATCGACGAACTTCAGCAGATCGTCGAACGCTCGGCGAAGATCCTCGAGGTCGAGATCGATCCGACAGGCTCGAACGAGATCGCCCGCCGCTCGCGTGGAACGCCGCGAATCGCCAATCGATTGCTACGCCGCGTTCGCGATTACGCCGAGGTCGATCACGATGGCAAGATCACCGATTTTGTCGCCAACGACGCGCTTAACCGAATGGAGGTCGACACCTACGGCCTCGACGAACTTGATCGCAAACTGCTGCTGACCATCATCGAAAAGTTCGATGGCGGCCCCGTCGGCCTCGGCACGATCTGCGCTTCCCTTCACGAAGAAAAAGATTCGGTCGAAGAAATAATCGAGCCGTACCTTCTCCAGATCGGCTTCCTCAACCGTACGCCCCGCGGCAGGATGGCGACCCGCCTTGCCTACGAACACTTCGGTATCGATCCTGCCGGAAAACCGACCAAGCCGCCCCCGCTATTCCGTTAA